The nucleotide sequence ATGAATACTGAACTGGgattggtggcttagtggtacagtaggtttctcgcctgccacccAGAAgggccaggttcaattcccgcccaAACCCCAAGCACTGGATGCAGTGCGTCAGGAAAGGGGTAAAACCCATGCCAGGTTGTGTATGGATTGGATGGTCTGGTGTGCCTACCCCTTaacgggagcagctgaaagactaacaacaaccaATACCAAACTGGTATTGGCATTGTAATATTAGTGGCACTAGGACAGGTATCAGGTGCAGAAGCAATCCTAGGATTTTTAACAGTGAAACCGCAGAATGTATATTGGGTATCCCAAAAAGTCTGCATccatatgcatttttttcttatatgatATTTTATATTCACTCAGTCATGGctggcatggagcctatcccaggagacttggggcacaattGGATGTGTTGCTAACTGGCTGTGGTGCCAATTCATCTcagggcacagacacacactcgcacccttattcacacactacggggaaTTTAGGAATGCCAGATAGCTTTGTctttgcatgtgtttggactttGTGAGGATACTCAAGAAAACTCATCAAACAccgggaaaacatgcaaacttcatgcacacttacCCGAGGTGataatcgaacccagaccctgaaggtgtgaggccacagtgctaaccgctaagccactgtgccgccttgatatttttctttttaatttggtTCCAAGTTTTTCTGTATCTGTCTGTATCTGAATGGGATTTATTTAGTGTTCAATATAGCTTTgcttatatttttctcagtgtGGTCTTTCCATAATGCTATATCCAATATCCAATTAATAGTTCACATTGATGGACCGGGTAAAGTAAGCCCCTACAGTAAGTATTGCTCATAAAATGTTCATTGATGATCGCCAAACCATGGGTATACATTATAAATTGCTGCAGTGATGTATATACACAAGGCACACCATCTCTTACTCTGTTTCTCTGCTTGAATAACATAAACAGAGCCACTGACATTTTTGTAACACATAGTCCCAGTCAGGACTGGGCTGATGCtgagtttttgtctgtttgtaaaACTGAACAGAGCAAAAGATTACACAGCTCCTGTGAACTTTGTAAGTGGTGGTTTGAGGAAGACTGCGGCTGAGGAGAAAAGGGAGCAGGATGGCTCAGATGACTCTGATGAGGATGGAGaagcaccaccaccaccaccaccaccccgtGCTGCTGCACCAAGAAAGCTGCAAACGGTTTGCTAAATTAAATCACTTTGTTTTTAGACGTTCATTacctcctttctttctctcacttaCATCTTGTGATTTCATTATGTTACATTGTATTACATGAcgttatattacattacatcacTACCTTTAGGTGATTGATATGCCAGCTCAATTATTCCAGCAAATGTTTTCTTGAAaagataatatttaatatatgttATCATATACCGTGAAACCTCTTAATTTGTTCCTAAGTTTTGGTCATAggccagtttagtttttttcacagGAATACTTGTAAATCGAATTAGTTTGTTCTCTGTCACTATGAACTATATCTAACTTTTGATGTTTAATCACAAAATATGACACAAAGTATGTATCCAGAgagataatttttttcctccgCTGCACACTTGTGCAACTGCGCTTTACAAAAAAGGCTTAATggtttaataaatgttatttattaatagaaCCACATTGAAATAGGAATATGCAAATGACATTTCAGATGAAATTTGATATCAGTGACCGATGCACATTATGCAAACTTAAATAACCATGCTATcaagacattttttaatttttgtaaaacattgaGAATCTTTTTGATATAAAAGAAAGGTATCAGGTATCAAACATTTCCTGCAATGACcaatttgtaaaaatttgttTGTATTATAAGATTTTAATATGgcacatttcagtgtttttttttttttttttttggttttgtttcaaAATCTTCTTACAGGGTGGGAATTTTAAAACCTCCCAGAAGATATTTGCAGGCAATATTCGACCCGGGCAGGACATTGGTAGCTGGGAGAAACACACGAGAGGCATTGGCCAGAAGCTCCTACAGAAGATGGGCTATGTACCGGGCAAAGGCcttggaaaaaatgcacaaggtAGATTGTCTTTTTGATACTGTCCAAGTCCTTTACTGAATCTATAGTATTTCAGTTCCTGATTAGTCAGTGTGTCCTGATCCGTGGATGCTTTTACAGGTATTGTAAACCCTATTGAGGCTAAAGTGCGCAAGGGAAAAGGGGCAGTGGGAGCGTATGGGAATGAGAGGACCCAGCAGTCAATTCAGGACTTTCCAGTGGTAGATtcggaggaagaagaggagatgGTGAGTCGACACTGGATAAATCTTTTAATTACcctgtttttaaaaaggaaacattatttttaaactgcttGACCTACATAACCTTTATTACAATAGATCTGTATTTCCCTGTCTTTCTGTTCGCCTACAGGAGTTCCAGAGGGAATTGGGGCAGTGGCGGAAAGAACCTGGAGCAGTAAAGAAAAAGCCTAAATACTCCTTTAAAACTGTGGAGGAACTGAAAGCTCATGGAAAAATCTCCAACAAGAGCATGAGCCAACCAGCTGGAGAACTTGCACAAGTCAAGGTGAGATAATGATGCTACCTTCCCCCTGATCTAAAAGCTTAAAATCCTTCATTAGGTGTAcatattcaattaaaatcattttatttgtatagcgcttaaacaatggtcattgtcgcaaagcagcatcacagaataaaaagaaaaaaatgagtatgaaatgtgtgagaaattGTTTGAATCAAAATGTCAGATTGTCCATGATGAAGCCAAGGACGacagtggaaaggaaaaactctctgagatggcaataggaaaaaacctttagaggaatcagacttaacagggaacccatcctcataaaaaatatatataaatactttaaataattcCCATTGAGTGTTAGGCCGCTAGACGTTaaataagttaatatggagtccagttccgTTATTGGCTCAGGTACAAAGGCTGTAGGGAGTTCCAgccctgaactattgagcgacagcagtcacaagtcctcagggAACAGCTGTCTATATCGGCCGAGGCCAGGATCGTCCTGTGGTGGaatggaaccgtccccagtaaCCACATGCATCtcaagcagaccacacaggtTCTCCATGCAACGAGACTTCTAActagaagcagggcaccaggatgagtcggACAGGTctagagggcagagggggtctggatcactgggagcgcAGGAGTGTAATGTGTAGCatgacaaagagagaaaaagatatAGAGAGAATTAGGTGATCattgtcacataatgtataaggtgaatgtatattacatATTGTTGGCATGGATTCTCATCatctccagatttttttttaatacaacttttatttattattattttttaaggtgaTAGATATGACAGGCCGGGAGCAGAAGGTCTACTACAGCTACAGCCAGATGAGTCAAAAGCACAGCATTCCCGAGGAGGCTCCTATGACTGCAAGTGCACGGGAGCAGAAGACCTCCAGTTTCACTCTGCCTGAACTCGAACACAACCTTAAACTACTCATCGAGCTCACTGAACAGGATATTTTACAGGTGGACTTTCAGATTCTATTAAAAAGATATTAACCACAATAAAGTTTTAGATTCAAAggatgaaattatttatttgtttctctttattttaaaatgtctgtgTACTACAGCATACATGGCAAAATAAAAGACTTGACACACGTAAACATcatctttttccttttacatAACGGGCTTAACTACAATAGTGTCTTTGCAGTTCATTAGGTgccttttacttatttatatgtTTCTACATACTTATAACATCTGCAATTACACAGGCAATTTTTTGCACCATCTGTGCTTTATGATTGTGTCCCAGTTCTCCCAATCATTATGCTGCatattcttttttacttttgaattATTTGTCGATGCTGCGATTGTACTTTCTCAATACAAAATTCTGCATGTTTATCTTCCCAAAATCTAAACACAATTAagaattaatcatttaattcGGGACCTTTGTGACATCTCCACTGTTGTTGGTTCTGTGTGCAGAGCTCTCGGCGTTTGCAGCATGAGAGGGATACGGTGGTGTCTCTGAGGCACGAGAGCACGACCCTGCAGACTCGGTTAAGCGAGGAGAGTGAGGCAGTGGAGCGTCTTGAGCAGGTGCTGGAGATGGTTGAGAGGTTGGAGACAGCTGGGGAAGGAGGTAGCCTTCCACTTTCTCTTGAAGAGTGTGTCCAGGTTTTCCAGCAAATGCAGACGCACTTCTACAACGAGTACAAGAGCATGGGGCTCGCCGATCTTGCGGTGTCTGCGGTGCATCCACTACTGAATGAGAAACTCAGAAACTGGGACCCATTGAAGGTGAAAATgcatgcaggaaaaaaaagcttcatgTGTGCTTTCTTGATTTGTATCTAATGCTAGATTTCTCTCTGTATAGGACTGTTCATATGGTTTCGAGGAGGTAGGGCAGTGGAGAGCTATTCTAGAGAATACACAACTTCAACATAGTGTACCTGACACAAATCACATGGACCCATACCACAGgtgatttttatattattattattattattttattcaattttttgaTGCAACTAGgatataatgtatttaaaagacAATAACAGCCAATAAGTCTAATGGATGGAGACTATACACAGTCacctctcatttcttcatattaaatttaattaaataatgtagattaaatgaaagaattgAAAACAAATGATTTACTGCGACAgcctgcaaagtgcctaaagatacaatttaaaaatgggtTGTTGTGTAAAAAGTTCAGCAGCAACCTAATtttccctcttgtctgttccaaccactccgCATTCAGCATCTCCAACCTCGTGTCATCttcacctgtttctcattggtttatgccttaagttagttttttttaaagcttgaatgattcatttaCATTCCTCTGAACATCATGTTtcatgatatttatttaaaaaaaaatctcattcaatattaattaattttgttaaaatcttcaaaaacaacaacaacaaaaaataaatactcctGCCACACTGGATGCTGTACTGCATGCTGGTGTGTGAAGTTTAGAGCACACCACCTAAAGGATTTTAGATGAATGGCAACATGTCactaccaaaaaataaataaataaaaattcagtgTGGCAATACATGAACTTAATTGATGGCTTTCATCCAGATACCATACCAGTTTAATATCTAACAAATTGGATGTCTGATTTTAGGTTGATTTGGGAGGTGTGGGTTCCTGTGCTGAGGAACTGTGTGGCAAAATGGCAGCCCAGAAATGTTGGTCCTATGGTGGACCTTGTGGACTGCTGGGCTCCTGTGCTACCCCTCTGGATTCTCGACTATGTGCTGGAGCAGCTCATCTTCCCACGCTTACAGAAAGAGGTCACTAACATTTTGTACAGTGAGgttgaatttattttcaaaattttaGTTTTACGAAAATGGAATTTTCTTACATAGACTATACATCTTATAGTCATATTAACTGGGTAAATTAAAAAGTGTTAGCAAACCTAAATACCAAGCCTGAaatcatttttctgtttctcaGGTGGATAACTGGAACCCACTGACAGACACGGTGCCCATCCACTCATGGATTCATCCATGGTTGCCTCAGATGCAGATGCGTCTAGAGCCCCTGTACTCACCTATACGCAACAAGCTGGCAAATGCCCTGCAGCGTTGGCACCCCAGTGACACTTCAGCCAGACTTATCCTGCAGCCTTGGAAAGACGTCTTCACACCTGGAGCCTGGGAGGCCTTCATGGTCAAAAACATTGTCCCTAAACTAGGTGTGTTCAAGTTAGGGTTACCCTTTCTACCTTTCTATTCTACTGATGGAAAACATTTGTTTAGAGACATGTGTTGTTTTAGTCTaataactttaatttaaaatgtgtattgcAGCTCTGTGTCTAGGGGAGCTGGTGGTGAACCCACATCAGCAGCTGATCGACCCATTCAACTGGGTGATGGACTGGGAGGGCATGTTGTCTCTCTCCAGTATGGTGGGATTGCTTGAGAAGCACTTTTTTAACAAATGGCTACAAGTAAGTTTGGATTCAAAGCAGCTTGTTTTTCCTACACTATGTCCCTTGTGtaaaaagttcatttttttttcgaaaGGAATTCTATAACTCTTTAAATGATAAAAGTTTGAAAAAAGTTAGTAGGATTACAACAAGAGCCATAATAATTCAGTTATTTTTGAGTTAATACCAGATATGGAAATGTTCATaaaattatctttttatttgaaCGTCTTCGTACATAAATGgatttttcagtttatttacaACAGTATTTATGCTGCAGGTGTTGTGCTCTTGGTTGAGTAACAATCCTAACTATGAGGAAATCACTAAGTGGTATCTGGGTTGGAAGGGCATGCTGTCAGAGCAACTGCTTAGTCACCCTCTAATTAAAGAGAAGCTGAACGAGGCCTTGGACATAATGAACAGAGCTGTAGCCTCTGGAATAGgtcagtctctttctttctcactctctctctctctcacacacactttattctgaactaaaggttttttgttttttttatctgaatgcCGGTTCTTGTTGTGCATGAGATTTTAAACCACCCACTGctgcatcttttttttgttgttgagccCTTTAGGATAATGTTCTCAGCCTACTCTTATCCCATGGCTAAAAGCCAGTAGAAATGATAATCTGTTCTCCCCGCATTTGTCAATTATTCCTGTTTGTCTTATGCCGTGTTGAAAGTGAACTGTAATTACCATATAACTGCCTTTTTAGCTGCTTTTGTCtgttgctaaataaataaacatcctacttaaaaaaaacaacaacaacaaaaaaaaaaacattagtagCTGAAATAGGCAAGGGAAATAAAGAAACTTAATATCAGTAGAGCTGTATTTATCAGCATCAGATTACTTTAACCATTTTGGGTAGAACACCAAATGGAAAGTTATGTTCTGTGACTGCCttataattttacataatagTGTGGCTGCATTCAAATCTTTTCTTAGTAGGATACATTTTGGACTTCAcagaattgtatatttttattaaatagggTTTTcacttcctaaaaaaaaattgacggTTGGATGAAAACCTCATTACTGACATGTACACTTCAAGCTCACAGGTTTTGCTCTATTCATGTTCTCCGTCCTGTAGGTGGCTATATGCAGCCCGGAGCAAAGGAAAACATTGCGTACTTGACCCAGACCGAGAGAAGGAAAGATTTCCAGTATGAgccaccagcaccaccacagCGCGAGATCGAGAGCAGCATTCCACGCCTGCCCGTCAGTGGCCCTGTCTCAGCTGCTGTACCCACCAACTTCAAAGACCTGATTCAGGCCAAAGCAGAAGAGAATGGCATTGTCTTCATGCCCATAGTGGGCAAGCGGCACATGGGCAAGCAGCTGTACACGTTTGGCCGGATTATTATCTATGTGGAGCGGGGTGTTGTGTTTGTCCAGGGGAAAAAGACCTGGGTTCCTACTTCACTACAGAGTCTTATTGATATGGCCAAATAAGGGACAGAGATACACAGATCTGTGGGACTTCAACCAACCAGGAAATTGAAGTTGTTTTGAGCGCTTCTTCAGGTGAACTGAAGAGTGAGTTGATTGAGTTATTTGATGTGGCGATGCATCatctgttttatatatttgtaaagtGTTAAGTCTGAGCATGACAACCTTGAAAATAAattgttcatttttaaaaaggtcatgAATTTAGACTTAAATgctatatttattgtttttcctCCTTGTGTGCTAGaaaataatatacaatacaTTGAATATTTCTCAGTTAAGAAAATACACAGTATAGACTAGAAAAACATTTCTCTACAGTACAAAATCCGTTCAGAGGGATACTCCCCAAAATGAAAGTCGCCCTACTGTTTTTAGATTAATTGATAATTTGGTCTGGGTTGACAATTtacaattaaacattaaaaaatctaCATGAGTGTGACATCCATACTGGTTCAATTTCTGCTCTGTTGTCAAACAATCCAGTAAGGCCGTAGGTTCTCAGACACTTCTTGGTTGACAAATCAGCAGGTGTTTGGACCATAAGTGACTCATTAAAACTCTTTCTGGAGATCTgtacaaaaaggaaaaacaaacactttcataaacctgaaaactatccaaattttttaaatctgtaattcAGGAACATACCACTTTTCTTCAGCATCTCTCCTTTTCTAGAACGGGCCATGGCGTCCAGAAACTGGTCAAACAGCTTGACATAGGTGCCCAGGCTAGTCTTCTTGTAATCtggaagaagaaagaaacaGTAAAGTCTGCatataaaagcctttaaaatgtTCAATATTAACACTTAGTCCATGGTTGTGCCTACCTCTGATTTTGCGCTGTTCACCAGGTTCCATTTCGTTTTCTTTATCCTTtatctcctcctcatcctcctcggCAGCTAGGGGTTTGTCCAGCTCTTCACAGATAAGGCTGTACACAACGAGAGAGAGTGCGATCAGAACAGCAACTGTCTTTGTCCTGTTAGACAGGTTGTGG is from Clarias gariepinus isolate MV-2021 ecotype Netherlands chromosome 22, CGAR_prim_01v2, whole genome shotgun sequence and encodes:
- the tfip11 gene encoding tuftelin-interacting protein 11 codes for the protein MSMSHLYGRRGGDEDEDGVEIEKFEISEWDLANEFNPDRRRHRQTKEEATYGVWAEHDSDDERPSFGGKRAKDYTAPVNFVSGGLRKTAAEEKREQDGSDDSDEDGEAPPPPPPPRAAAPRKLQTGGNFKTSQKIFAGNIRPGQDIGSWEKHTRGIGQKLLQKMGYVPGKGLGKNAQGIVNPIEAKVRKGKGAVGAYGNERTQQSIQDFPVVDSEEEEEMEFQRELGQWRKEPGAVKKKPKYSFKTVEELKAHGKISNKSMSQPAGELAQVKVIDMTGREQKVYYSYSQMSQKHSIPEEAPMTASAREQKTSSFTLPELEHNLKLLIELTEQDILQSSRRLQHERDTVVSLRHESTTLQTRLSEESEAVERLEQVLEMVERLETAGEGGSLPLSLEECVQVFQQMQTHFYNEYKSMGLADLAVSAVHPLLNEKLRNWDPLKDCSYGFEEVGQWRAILENTQLQHSVPDTNHMDPYHRLIWEVWVPVLRNCVAKWQPRNVGPMVDLVDCWAPVLPLWILDYVLEQLIFPRLQKEVDNWNPLTDTVPIHSWIHPWLPQMQMRLEPLYSPIRNKLANALQRWHPSDTSARLILQPWKDVFTPGAWEAFMVKNIVPKLALCLGELVVNPHQQLIDPFNWVMDWEGMLSLSSMVGLLEKHFFNKWLQVLCSWLSNNPNYEEITKWYLGWKGMLSEQLLSHPLIKEKLNEALDIMNRAVASGIGGYMQPGAKENIAYLTQTERRKDFQYEPPAPPQREIESSIPRLPVSGPVSAAVPTNFKDLIQAKAEENGIVFMPIVGKRHMGKQLYTFGRIIIYVERGVVFVQGKKTWVPTSLQSLIDMAK